A single region of the Undibacterium piscinae genome encodes:
- a CDS encoding PAS domain S-box protein, producing the protein MGRPAHRMGMARHHATVIMDTDLSVIASSEGTTAGYVLVCRDITESHRLETQLRAELKVREAALESLSLALKGLQTDSELPDFDVSGHDLAAVAQLIALLVRDKAQTRRALDNQKFALDQHAIVSITNANGDISYANEKFSEISGYHASELLGQNHRLIKSGMHSAAFYLDIWQTISNGKVWHGQIANRRKNGDIYWVASTIVPWVDEHGLPYQYVSIRTDITEQKNAEFAAPKRAAVNWRPVTISSAPYCSAMSRPV; encoded by the coding sequence ATGGGACGGCCAGCGCATAGAATGGGAATGGCCCGGCATCATGCGACGGTCATCATGGACACCGACCTGTCCGTGATTGCCAGCTCTGAAGGAACAACGGCCGGTTATGTGCTGGTCTGCCGCGACATTACCGAGTCGCATAGGCTGGAAACCCAGTTGCGGGCAGAACTAAAGGTAAGGGAGGCGGCACTGGAATCGCTGAGCTTAGCCTTGAAAGGCTTGCAGACTGATTCCGAGTTACCCGATTTTGATGTTTCAGGTCATGACTTAGCCGCGGTCGCGCAATTGATTGCGCTACTGGTAAGGGATAAGGCGCAGACCCGGCGCGCCCTGGATAACCAGAAATTCGCACTGGATCAACACGCCATCGTCAGCATCACGAATGCCAATGGCGATATCAGCTATGCCAATGAAAAATTTTCCGAGATTTCGGGCTACCATGCCAGTGAACTGCTAGGACAAAATCACCGGCTGATTAAATCGGGCATGCATAGCGCGGCGTTCTATCTGGATATCTGGCAGACCATCAGTAACGGCAAGGTATGGCATGGCCAGATAGCCAACCGGCGCAAAAACGGTGACATTTATTGGGTCGCTTCCACCATCGTGCCGTGGGTAGATGAACATGGGCTACCGTATCAGTATGTCTCGATACGAACCGATATCACCGAGCAAAAAAACGCCGAATTCGCAGCGCCGAAGCGCGCCGCCGTGAATTGGAGACCGGTCACCATATCCAGCGCACCTTACTGTTCGGCGATGTCCCGGCCGGTATAG
- a CDS encoding SpoIIE family protein phosphatase: METGHHIQRTLLFGDVPAGIEQALIATYTEPSQGIDGDFYAITRFSPDCFEILVGDVMGKGVPAALIGAAVKTTNQVLAELMHTNMLHKQLPPPADIINLLHRYLTPRLIELAPSPCWCSYRTRLAHTGAGHNTIQGQMKPY, from the coding sequence TTGGAGACCGGTCACCATATCCAGCGCACCTTACTGTTCGGCGATGTCCCGGCCGGTATAGAGCAAGCCCTGATAGCCACCTATACCGAGCCTTCGCAAGGAATAGACGGCGATTTCTACGCCATCACCCGTTTCAGCCCGGATTGCTTCGAAATCCTGGTCGGTGACGTGATGGGCAAAGGGGTACCGGCCGCCCTGATCGGTGCGGCGGTCAAGACGACCAACCAGGTGCTGGCGGAACTGATGCACACCAATATGCTGCACAAGCAACTGCCACCGCCAGCCGACATCATCAATCTGCTGCATCGTTATCTGACCCCGCGCTTAATCGAACTCGCGCCTTCGCCGTGCTGGTGCTCTTATCGAACTCGGCTCGCCCACACTGGTGCGGGACATAACACGATTCAAGGGCAGATGAAACCATACTGA
- a CDS encoding gamma-glutamyl-gamma-aminobutyrate hydrolase family protein — protein sequence MLNPTTPIVIVPACTAQIGSHRFHVAQMKYVDAVVQGATCLPLILPALGTRTDLAKALDTADGLMLTGAYSNVHPSHYGQEVHNPALPQDAARDATTLPLIRAAIERGMPVFAVCRGFQEVNVALGGSLHQAVQEVAGKFDHREDKSLAQELQYAPAHAISLTPDGQLAQILEGKLHIQVNSLHGQGIDQLAAGLDVEARADDGLIEAYSFGKPGCFALAVQWHPEWNLMNNPDSIKIFKAFGQACRDYQTKRGRPS from the coding sequence ATGCTCAACCCTACTACTCCAATTGTCATTGTTCCGGCTTGTACCGCACAAATCGGCTCGCACCGGTTTCATGTAGCGCAAATGAAGTATGTCGATGCCGTTGTTCAAGGTGCTACCTGCCTGCCATTAATACTGCCGGCTTTAGGCACACGGACGGATCTGGCCAAGGCATTGGATACGGCAGACGGTTTGATGCTGACCGGCGCCTATTCCAATGTTCATCCTAGTCACTACGGACAAGAAGTGCACAATCCTGCACTACCGCAAGATGCGGCACGCGATGCCACCACCCTGCCGCTGATCCGCGCCGCAATCGAGCGTGGCATGCCGGTTTTCGCAGTATGCCGCGGTTTTCAGGAAGTCAACGTCGCACTCGGCGGCAGCTTGCATCAGGCGGTTCAGGAAGTGGCAGGCAAGTTCGATCACCGCGAAGACAAGTCACTGGCACAAGAACTGCAATATGCACCGGCACATGCGATCAGCCTGACACCCGACGGGCAATTGGCGCAGATACTCGAAGGCAAGCTGCATATTCAAGTCAATTCCCTGCACGGACAAGGCATCGACCAACTCGCTGCCGGCCTGGACGTAGAGGCACGTGCAGACGATGGATTAATCGAAGCATACAGTTTCGGCAAACCCGGTTGCTTTGCTCTGGCGGTGCAATGGCATCCTGAATGGAACCTCATGAACAATCCCGATTCAATCAAGATCTTTAAGGCATTCGGCCAGGCTTGCCGCGACTATCAAACCAAGCGCGGAAGGCCATCATGA
- a CDS encoding glutamine synthetase yields the protein MAIRENFTYTDMDLWLNENRVTEIECLVPDLTGVARGKILPRGKFTQERGMRIPEAVLGMTVTGNYPTDDDAYDRAISSTDRDMILKADPTTITMVPWATDPTAQVIHDCYFADGKLVDFAPRSVLRRVLKLYADKGWKPVVAPELEFYLTAKNIDPDLPLKPPIGRSGRSETSRQVYSIDAVNEFDPLFEDIYDYCDMMNLDVDTLIHEIGAGQMEINFLHGDPLGLADKVFFFKRTLREAALKHDMYATFMAKPMAGEPGSAMHVHQSVVDCKTGLNIFSNEDGSAAPIFKHYIGGLQRYMPAAMAIVAPYVNSYRRIVRHTAAPINIQWGMDNRTVGFRVPESGVQDRRVENRIIGADANPYLALAVTLACGYLGMTEQLEPTPMTTSSAYDLKFELPQGLPEALQLLRAEDKLRAVLGERFIDVYAAIKDLEHQEFMTVISPWEREHLLLHV from the coding sequence ATGGCAATTCGCGAAAATTTCACTTACACCGACATGGATCTGTGGCTCAACGAAAACCGTGTCACGGAAATTGAGTGCCTGGTACCCGATCTGACTGGCGTGGCACGCGGCAAAATCCTACCGCGCGGAAAATTTACCCAGGAACGCGGCATGCGTATTCCGGAAGCGGTTCTGGGCATGACCGTGACAGGCAACTACCCGACCGACGACGACGCTTACGACAGAGCCATTTCATCCACCGATCGCGACATGATCCTCAAAGCGGACCCAACCACCATCACCATGGTTCCTTGGGCCACTGACCCTACCGCACAAGTGATTCACGACTGCTATTTTGCCGATGGCAAACTGGTCGATTTCGCTCCGCGCTCGGTACTTCGCCGCGTTCTGAAGTTGTATGCGGACAAAGGCTGGAAGCCGGTAGTCGCCCCAGAACTCGAGTTCTACCTGACGGCAAAAAATATAGACCCCGATCTGCCATTAAAACCGCCTATCGGCCGTAGCGGCCGATCCGAAACCAGTCGTCAGGTCTACAGCATTGATGCGGTTAACGAATTTGATCCGCTGTTCGAGGACATCTACGACTATTGCGACATGATGAATCTGGACGTCGACACCCTGATTCATGAAATCGGTGCCGGCCAGATGGAAATCAACTTCCTGCATGGCGATCCGCTGGGTCTCGCCGACAAAGTATTCTTCTTTAAGCGTACCTTGCGCGAAGCGGCGCTTAAGCATGATATGTACGCCACCTTCATGGCCAAGCCCATGGCAGGCGAACCAGGCTCGGCCATGCACGTACACCAGAGCGTGGTCGATTGCAAAACCGGCCTGAACATCTTCAGCAATGAAGACGGCTCAGCCGCACCTATCTTTAAGCACTATATCGGTGGTTTGCAACGTTATATGCCGGCCGCTATGGCAATCGTAGCGCCTTACGTGAACTCGTATCGCCGCATCGTGCGCCACACTGCCGCCCCTATCAATATCCAATGGGGTATGGATAACCGTACGGTCGGCTTCCGCGTACCGGAATCGGGCGTGCAGGACAGACGCGTCGAAAACCGCATCATCGGCGCTGACGCCAACCCATATCTGGCGCTGGCAGTCACCCTCGCCTGCGGCTATCTGGGCATGACCGAGCAACTCGAACCGACGCCAATGACAACCAGCAGCGCTTATGACCTTAAGTTTGAACTACCGCAAGGCTTACCTGAAGCGCTGCAATTACTGCGCG
- a CDS encoding acyl-CoA dehydrogenase, which yields MQSSTAKTPFQWDDALLLSQQLTDEERMVRDAAQAYCQDKLQPRILESFRHEKTDPAIFREMGELGLLGPTIPEQYGGPGLNYVSYGLIAREVERVDSGYRSMMSVQSSLVMVPIYEFGTEAQKQKFLPKLARGEWIGCFGLTEPNHGSDPGSMITRAKKVAGGYSLSGSKMWISNSPIADVFVVWAKDDEGKIRGFILEKGMSGLSAPAIHGKFGLRASITGEIVMDNVFCPEENAFPDVRGLKGPFTCLDSARYGIAWGALGAAEDCFHRARQYVLDRQQFGRPLAANQLIQKKLADMLTEITLGLQGCLQLGRMKDAGTASVEITSIMKRNSCGKSLDIARVARDMLGGNGISDEFGIIRHMVNLEVVNTYEGTHDIHALILGRAITGIQAFS from the coding sequence ATGCAATCAAGTACCGCCAAAACACCGTTTCAATGGGATGACGCCTTACTGCTATCCCAACAATTGACCGATGAAGAGCGCATGGTGCGCGACGCCGCGCAAGCCTACTGCCAGGATAAACTGCAGCCACGCATACTTGAATCCTTCCGCCATGAAAAAACCGATCCTGCGATCTTCCGCGAAATGGGTGAACTCGGCCTGCTAGGACCGACGATACCGGAACAATACGGCGGACCGGGCTTGAATTATGTCAGTTACGGCTTGATCGCCCGCGAAGTCGAGCGTGTCGATTCCGGTTACCGCTCTATGATGAGCGTGCAGTCTTCGCTGGTTATGGTGCCGATTTACGAATTCGGCACGGAAGCGCAAAAACAGAAGTTCCTGCCAAAATTAGCGCGCGGCGAATGGATAGGCTGTTTCGGCCTGACCGAACCGAATCATGGCTCCGATCCTGGCTCCATGATTACCCGCGCTAAAAAAGTAGCGGGCGGTTACAGCCTCTCCGGTAGCAAAATGTGGATCTCCAATTCTCCTATCGCCGACGTGTTTGTGGTCTGGGCCAAGGACGACGAAGGCAAAATCCGTGGCTTTATCCTGGAAAAAGGCATGAGCGGCCTGTCCGCGCCGGCGATCCATGGCAAATTTGGCCTGCGCGCCTCTATCACCGGCGAAATCGTCATGGACAACGTGTTCTGTCCTGAAGAGAATGCCTTCCCCGATGTGCGAGGTCTGAAAGGTCCGTTCACCTGCCTGGATTCGGCCCGTTACGGCATTGCCTGGGGCGCATTGGGCGCTGCGGAAGACTGCTTCCACCGCGCCCGTCAATACGTGCTCGACCGTCAGCAGTTTGGCCGCCCGCTGGCCGCCAATCAATTGATACAGAAAAAACTGGCCGATATGCTGACCGAAATCACGCTGGGCCTGCAAGGCTGCCTGCAACTCGGTCGCATGAAAGATGCCGGTACCGCTTCGGTAGAAATCACCTCCATCATGAAACGCAATTCCTGCGGCAAATCCCTCGATATCGCCAGGGTGGCGCGCGACATGCTGGGCGGCAATGGAATTTCCGATGAATTCGGCATCATCCGCCATATGGTTAATCTGGAAGTGGTCAACACCTACGAAGGCACGCATGACATCCATGCCTTGATATTGGGGCGCGCGATTACCGGCATCCAGGCTTTTTCCTGA
- a CDS encoding PAS domain-containing protein, producing MLFGISAAASMLFRLIWLPLRRWLGNIDRMRAFESGLDMGATHTTKLEVDDAPLEIRRTFEVLNRAASSLQIQRERAAVTLNAIADGVITTDNSGVIVFANPVAVRIFAQPDAALLGSNIRAIFPYQFDEHSQHQAITPWDGQRIEWEWPGIMRRSSWTPTCP from the coding sequence ATGCTATTCGGCATTAGCGCCGCAGCCAGCATGCTATTTCGGCTGATCTGGTTGCCGCTACGCCGCTGGCTAGGCAACATCGACCGCATGCGCGCTTTCGAGAGCGGGCTCGATATGGGTGCCACCCACACCACCAAACTGGAAGTCGATGATGCGCCATTGGAAATACGCCGGACCTTCGAAGTCTTGAATCGTGCCGCCAGCAGTCTGCAGATACAAAGGGAAAGAGCTGCAGTCACGCTCAATGCGATTGCCGACGGCGTCATCACGACCGACAATAGCGGCGTGATCGTGTTTGCCAATCCGGTCGCCGTGCGCATCTTCGCGCAACCCGACGCTGCGCTGCTGGGATCCAATATCCGCGCCATCTTCCCGTATCAGTTTGACGAACATAGCCAGCATCAGGCGATCACCCCATGGGACGGCCAGCGCATAGAATGGGAATGGCCCGGCATCATGCGACGGTCATCATGGACACCGACCTGTCCGTGA
- a CDS encoding ATP-binding protein, translating to MIRLAQAGRLQHLPPQVFLQSLRHQLQEFSQSENLADDQTALMIELCQTPGTSANVTPAVEQRLLILPWQLAALSELRHAISAIAQDCPGQIVAALILASFEAATNAIRHTPSLKEAALSCRLARTTESVSVELLYPVSVAFTPPAELCVDFSGESEGGFGLFIIQNSVDQAIYSNPMPGIGSVLLIKHLPKRPAPSVYADADAKYAAAEPIN from the coding sequence TTGATACGCCTGGCGCAAGCGGGACGCTTGCAGCACCTGCCGCCGCAGGTGTTCCTGCAATCGCTGCGCCATCAACTGCAGGAATTTTCACAGAGCGAAAACCTCGCCGATGACCAAACCGCATTAATGATAGAGCTATGCCAGACGCCGGGAACCTCCGCCAATGTCACGCCAGCGGTAGAGCAGCGGCTATTGATCTTGCCATGGCAGCTAGCTGCGCTGAGTGAACTGCGCCATGCCATTAGCGCGATCGCGCAAGATTGCCCCGGGCAGATAGTCGCAGCATTGATTCTGGCCAGCTTTGAAGCCGCCACCAATGCGATACGCCATACGCCGTCATTGAAAGAAGCGGCCCTGAGTTGCCGGTTGGCGCGCACCACAGAATCGGTCTCAGTGGAACTGTTGTATCCGGTCAGCGTAGCCTTCACCCCGCCAGCCGAACTGTGCGTCGATTTCTCGGGTGAATCAGAGGGAGGCTTCGGGCTTTTTATCATACAAAACTCGGTCGACCAAGCCATCTACAGCAACCCTATGCCAGGCATAGGCAGCGTACTGCTGATCAAACATTTGCCCAAGCGCCCGGCGCCATCGGTCTACGCTGATGCTGATGCTAAGTACGCAGCGGCCGAACCGATAAACTAA
- a CDS encoding PLP-dependent aminotransferase family protein, which translates to MLPASDLLSAFLAQSDFYPGLPQQRRLYEAAKTAIHQHQLGAGNKLPSSRDLARDLCVARNTVVAAFEQLAAEGYVTSTLGSGTYVADLADLKPLDDKAAAYVPLNASALAPLSRRGAHITAFAAGPRFEIQPFAPGDADFSSFPFKLWQRLQNRVWREVRPDLLDYGQSGGYLPLRQAIAEYLRISRSVKVAVENIVITSGTQQSLDLCAQLLADVGDTAWVEDPCYWGARRVFEACDLTLHPITVDADGMALEAADLATDPRLIYVTPSHQYPTGAVMSLVRRRELLDVAVRKNAWILEDDYDSEFRYTGRPLASLQGLDTDDRVVYMGTFSKVLYPGIKVGYMVVPPALADSFKIALYDLQRPGQLMVQAALADFISQGHFVTHIRKIRQIYGSRRELLRKTLVSQFGAQLSQRVTISSEESGLHLVVELPDYVDDVALEKLAAESGIAVKALSTYYLAPPVRRGLLVGYAYVTPDKIVYYGKLLAAVIQSGVH; encoded by the coding sequence ATGTTGCCCGCTTCCGACCTACTCTCCGCTTTCCTTGCTCAGAGCGATTTTTATCCGGGATTGCCCCAGCAGCGCCGTCTTTATGAAGCGGCGAAAACTGCCATTCACCAGCATCAATTGGGGGCGGGGAATAAACTGCCGTCCAGCCGTGATCTGGCGCGTGATTTGTGTGTCGCCCGCAACACTGTGGTGGCCGCGTTTGAGCAATTGGCTGCGGAAGGTTATGTCACCAGTACTTTGGGAAGCGGTACTTATGTGGCTGATCTGGCGGATTTGAAGCCGCTTGACGATAAAGCTGCCGCGTATGTGCCGCTTAATGCATCAGCGCTGGCGCCGCTGTCACGGCGCGGTGCGCATATCACGGCATTTGCCGCCGGTCCGCGTTTCGAAATCCAGCCTTTTGCCCCGGGTGATGCTGACTTCAGCAGTTTTCCGTTTAAGTTGTGGCAGCGCCTGCAAAATCGGGTGTGGCGCGAAGTGCGGCCTGACCTGCTCGATTACGGCCAGTCCGGTGGCTATCTGCCTTTGCGTCAGGCCATCGCCGAATATCTGCGGATCTCGCGTTCGGTCAAGGTGGCGGTGGAAAACATCGTTATTACTTCCGGAACACAGCAATCACTGGATCTTTGCGCGCAGTTGCTGGCAGACGTCGGTGATACGGCATGGGTGGAAGACCCCTGTTATTGGGGCGCCAGACGGGTGTTTGAAGCATGTGACCTGACACTGCATCCGATTACGGTCGATGCCGATGGCATGGCGCTGGAAGCGGCCGATCTGGCTACCGACCCACGCTTGATTTATGTTACGCCGTCGCATCAATATCCTACCGGTGCGGTGATGAGTCTGGTGCGCCGGCGCGAATTACTTGATGTTGCCGTGCGAAAAAACGCCTGGATACTCGAGGATGATTATGACAGCGAATTCCGTTATACAGGTCGGCCGTTGGCATCCTTGCAGGGACTCGATACCGATGACAGGGTGGTATATATGGGTACCTTTTCCAAGGTGTTATATCCCGGCATTAAGGTTGGCTATATGGTGGTGCCGCCGGCGCTGGCCGATTCCTTCAAGATCGCTTTGTATGATTTACAGCGCCCCGGCCAGTTGATGGTGCAGGCGGCGTTGGCGGACTTTATTTCGCAAGGGCATTTTGTGACCCATATCCGCAAGATTCGTCAGATTTATGGCTCGCGCCGCGAACTTTTGCGCAAAACCCTGGTGAGCCAGTTCGGTGCGCAATTGAGCCAGCGCGTCACGATATCGAGTGAAGAATCCGGTTTGCATCTGGTAGTGGAATTACCCGACTATGTGGATGATGTCGCGCTTGAGAAATTGGCCGCGGAGTCCGGGATAGCGGTTAAGGCACTGTCTACTTACTATCTGGCACCACCGGTGCGGCGCGGTCTGTTGGTCGGTTATGCCTATGTGACGCCGGATAAAATCGTTTATTACGGAAAGCTACTGGCTGCAGTGATCCAATCGGGCGTACATTAG
- a CDS encoding DUF4442 domain-containing protein, with protein MWHKFSAYPFGKFLFSQFVQYKAPYFKTVNAMVEELRPNYARLKIKKRRAVENHIGTVHVIAICNLLEMAMGACAEASIPKHLRWIPKGMSVDYTAKAGSDITGIAQIDPEQWRPGDLDVVITALDDKGVVVLKGVIKLWISEKK; from the coding sequence ATGTGGCATAAGTTTTCGGCCTATCCGTTCGGAAAATTCTTATTTTCCCAATTCGTCCAGTACAAGGCGCCGTATTTTAAGACCGTCAATGCGATGGTTGAAGAGTTGAGACCCAACTATGCGCGTCTGAAGATTAAAAAACGCCGTGCAGTGGAAAATCACATAGGTACCGTGCATGTGATCGCTATCTGTAATCTGCTGGAAATGGCCATGGGCGCTTGTGCCGAGGCCTCGATTCCCAAGCATTTACGCTGGATTCCCAAAGGCATGAGCGTCGATTACACGGCCAAGGCCGGTAGCGATATCACCGGGATTGCGCAAATTGATCCTGAACAGTGGCGTCCGGGTGATCTGGATGTCGTCATCACGGCACTCGACGACAAAGGCGTGGTGGTGCTCAAGGGCGTAATCAAGTTGTGGATCAGCGAGAAAAAGTAA
- a CDS encoding LysR family transcriptional regulator: MRRKIPNTWTLMAFEAAARHQSFTKAAAELALTQSAVCRQVGGLEEFLGVQLFHRSKRGVLLTEAGLTYSRQVAVRLNSVERDTLEMMARRGQGGSVELAVVPSFATRWLLPRLASFQTAFPDISINLATRTRPFLFNETEFDAAIHCGNAAWPGVAAHTLLPENLVAVCSPGLIAPANQLRAVDIQNYPLLQQSTRPYAWREWFGSLGVSVEHDMTGSRYELFSMLSQAAIHGMGIALIPPFLIEDELKAGVLTIPVVHPFLSGNSYQLLCPEGRSESAALRQFRQWLLRKLTAKGSVCLVCLNG; this comes from the coding sequence ATGCGTAGAAAAATTCCGAACACCTGGACGCTGATGGCCTTTGAAGCCGCCGCCCGCCACCAGAGCTTCACCAAGGCTGCGGCCGAACTGGCGCTGACGCAAAGCGCAGTGTGCCGCCAGGTCGGCGGTCTTGAGGAATTTTTGGGCGTACAGCTGTTTCATCGCAGCAAGCGGGGTGTGCTGCTGACCGAGGCGGGCTTGACGTATAGCCGTCAGGTAGCCGTCAGGCTCAATTCGGTAGAGCGCGACACCTTGGAAATGATGGCGCGGCGCGGGCAGGGCGGTAGTGTGGAACTGGCGGTGGTGCCAAGCTTTGCGACGCGTTGGTTGTTGCCGCGACTGGCTTCGTTTCAAACGGCGTTTCCGGATATTTCGATTAATCTGGCGACCCGTACCCGGCCCTTCCTGTTTAATGAAACCGAGTTTGATGCGGCGATTCATTGCGGCAATGCGGCCTGGCCCGGAGTGGCGGCGCATACCTTATTGCCGGAAAATCTGGTGGCCGTGTGTAGTCCGGGATTGATCGCACCAGCCAACCAACTGCGCGCTGTGGATATCCAGAACTACCCCTTGTTGCAGCAAAGCACCAGGCCGTATGCCTGGCGCGAATGGTTTGGTTCGCTGGGCGTGAGTGTCGAGCATGACATGACCGGTTCGCGTTACGAGCTATTTTCTATGCTGAGCCAGGCAGCCATTCATGGTATGGGTATAGCCCTGATCCCGCCTTTCCTGATAGAAGATGAGCTTAAGGCGGGGGTATTGACGATACCGGTAGTGCATCCGTTTTTAAGCGGGAATAGCTATCAGTTGTTGTGTCCGGAAGGGCGCTCCGAAAGTGCCGCGCTCAGGCAATTTCGCCAGTGGTTGTTGCGCAAGCTTACCGCGAAGGGTAGTGTTTGCCTTGTTTGCCTTAATGGATAG
- a CDS encoding CoA transferase has translation MSLLPDIKVIDLTRVLAGPWCTQILADYGATVIKIEKPGVGDDTRHWGPPYAKDADGNLSSEAAYYLSANRGKQSVTLDFSKPEGAALLLRLIEQADVLIENYKVGSLQKYGLDYESLKAINPRLIYCSITGFGQTGPYAARAGYDFAIQGIGGLMSITGERAGLPGGGPQKVGVAVVDVMTGMYASTAILAALTNRASSGLGRYIDVALLDVQVAMLANVGMNYLVSETLPKRWGNAHPNIVPYQTFATADGEIVIAIGNDGQFASFCEVLGVPEWSADQRYSRNPARVQHRELLVPMLAEQLKTWNAKELAEALEAVGVPCGPINNLAQVFADPQVQARGMRTDVPHPNAGSVPQVRHPVQFSGEALAPMVAPPLLGQHTEQVLREMLELAPGQIGDLRAQGLI, from the coding sequence ATGAGCTTACTTCCCGACATTAAGGTAATCGACCTGACCCGCGTACTGGCAGGCCCATGGTGCACTCAAATCCTGGCCGATTACGGCGCCACCGTCATCAAGATAGAAAAGCCCGGGGTCGGTGACGACACGCGTCACTGGGGGCCGCCGTATGCCAAGGATGCCGACGGCAACCTCAGTAGCGAAGCAGCGTATTACTTATCGGCTAACCGCGGCAAACAATCCGTCACGCTAGATTTTTCCAAGCCTGAAGGCGCCGCCCTATTGCTGCGCCTGATCGAGCAAGCCGACGTACTGATAGAGAACTACAAGGTCGGTAGCCTGCAAAAGTACGGGCTTGATTATGAAAGCCTGAAGGCGATTAATCCGCGCCTGATTTATTGCTCGATTACCGGCTTTGGCCAAACCGGGCCGTATGCCGCGCGGGCCGGTTATGATTTTGCGATACAAGGGATAGGCGGCCTGATGAGCATCACCGGTGAACGTGCCGGTCTGCCCGGTGGCGGCCCGCAAAAGGTCGGGGTGGCGGTGGTTGACGTCATGACCGGCATGTATGCCAGCACGGCAATTCTGGCCGCGCTGACCAACCGCGCCAGCAGCGGCCTCGGGCGCTACATAGACGTTGCACTGCTCGATGTACAGGTGGCAATGCTGGCCAATGTCGGCATGAATTATCTGGTCAGCGAAACCCTACCCAAGCGCTGGGGCAATGCCCATCCGAATATCGTGCCGTATCAGACCTTTGCCACCGCCGATGGCGAGATCGTGATTGCGATCGGCAACGATGGGCAGTTTGCCAGTTTTTGCGAGGTACTCGGCGTACCGGAATGGAGTGCCGACCAACGCTACTCGCGCAATCCGGCACGCGTTCAACATCGCGAGCTACTAGTGCCCATGCTAGCCGAACAACTCAAAACCTGGAACGCCAAGGAATTAGCGGAAGCGCTGGAAGCGGTTGGCGTACCCTGCGGCCCCATCAATAATCTGGCACAAGTGTTTGCCGACCCGCAGGTACAGGCACGCGGAATGCGCACCGACGTTCCGCATCCGAACGCCGGCAGCGTACCCCAGGTAAGGCATCCGGTGCAATTTTCAGGCGAGGCGCTCGCCCCTATGGTGGCGCCACCGCTACTGGGCCAGCATACCGAGCAGGTGTTACGGGAAATGCTGGAGCTAGCGCCCGGGCAGATAGGCGACTTACGCGCACAGGGTTTGATCTAA